The stretch of DNA ACGCGACGGTTTGTGGGTGTGGATGAAAATCAACTCCGAGGTAATATTCACTCACGGTTTCTCCTTCAAAGAACGACTCTGACTGGTCAAACTCATTGTAGTTCGACGCGGGAGAAACCGTCTTTATGACATCAGACGGAAATAACGGAACAAGCGGAGTGACAGCCTGATCAACCTTTCCGTTTGTTTCGTTATTTCCGTCTGTTCCGTAATCTCTCTTTTAGCTTTCTTCTTTCAAGCTTGCAGCGTTCTCTGCGGCAAATTTCAACAGCGCATGGCGGCCTTTGAGATTGAGTTTCTCGCTGATGTTGAGGCGGTGTTGTTCGACGGTGCGAATGCCCATAAACAGTTCGGCGGCGATTTCTTTGTTGGTCTTGTACTCGGCGACCAACTTCAAAACTTTGCGTTCGGTGAGTGTGAGTTGATTGAGCAAACAAGTTTGCGGCGGATTTTCTTGCGCCTGGCGCAAGCGCCTGAGCAGGAAACTGGTAAGTTGCGGGCTGATGAATGCCTGCCCGTTGATGACCGCGTTGAGGCAATCAATGACCTCTTCAGCGGCGCTGTCTTTGACCAGGAAACCTTTCACGCCCAAGTCGAGCGCGGCATTCAAAAACTGCTCGTCTTTGTGCATCGTCAGGAAGACGAACTGCAAGGTGAGGCCTTTTTCGCGCAGGACGGTAAGCACCTGAAAGCCGTCCGCCTTGGGCATGTCAATGTCTAGCAAGGCGACGTCGGCGGGCGCTGCCAACAAGCGTTCAATCGCTTCTGCGCCATCTTTGGCCTCGCCGATGACGACCATTTGTGGCGCAGTTTCGATGAGTTGGCGCAAGCCGCCGCGAAAAATCGGATGGTCGTCGGCGATGAAGATTTTGATAGTGTCAGGCTTCATTACAGTTTGGATGAGTTTTGCAGCCGCGTAGCGGCGACTTGAGTTTAGCCCGGCGTTTCAACGCCGGGAAAGGTTGGCATTGAACCCGCGCGCGTTACGACGCTTGAATTCAGGCGTCGCTAACGCGACGCGGAACGCTTACGCTTACCGTGGGTTGCAACCCACGTCTAAATTCAACTGTCGCTACGCGACATAAACGGAAGAGAGTTTTCATCCTTCGTTCTTCCGAATAATTATCGTCACCGTCGTGCCTTTGCCTGCTTCGGATTCAATAGCTTGCGTGCCGCCAAGCATCCGCACGCGCTCAGCCAAGCCGATCAAACCGAAACCGCTCGCTTGGCTTTCAACGACAGGGGCAAACCCGCGTCCATTGTCTTGGATGCGCGCCGTTACTTGGGTTTCGTTTTGCACGATGCTGATTTCGACGGCGGTCGCCTGTGCGTGTTTGATGACGTTGTTCAAGCATTCCTGGATCACACGATAAAACAGCACTTCGTCGTCTTTAGAAAACACTTCGTCAAACAAGGCGACGCGGGCATTGATTTGCAAGCCGGTCGCTTCACGGATGTTTTCGATCATCGCATTGATTGATTCGCGCAGCCCCAGCCGTTCCAGATGATATGGACGCAGGTTATAGGCGATGCCGCGCACTTCTTCCAGCGCTTGTCCGGTGGCGTGGGAAATTTCATCGAGTTGGGCGGCCACTTTCGCGCCGTCGTGCGCGACGCGCTTGCCGATGCTCGTGCGGTTTTTGATGACCAACAGACTCTGGCCCAAGCCGTCGTGCAATTCGGCAGCGATGCGCTTGCGTTCGGCTTCCTGCGAAGTGATGAGTTGGCGCGAAAAGGCGGTTTTGGCTTCGGCAATTTTTCGCATCTGCACCAGACGATAGTGAGCAATCAGCCAAAGCGTTCCGGTGAGCGCCGCCACTGCCAGCAAGCGAAACCACCACGTTTGATAAAAGTAGGGACGCACCACGACTCTGAGGCTTGCGCCCTCGTTATTCCAAATGCCGTTGGCATTGGCTGCAATGACGCGAAAGGTGTAGCTGCCGGCGGGCAAATAAGAATAATTCGCGCTGCGCTGTGTGCCGGCTTCCGTCCAATTATTTTCCAGCCCTTCGAGTCTGTATTTGAATTTGATCTGCGCCGATTTGAGCAGGCTCAGCGCCGTGTAATTGATTTCAAGCTGCGATTGCTGGGGACTCAATTCAAGGGATGAGGGATGAGGGGTGAGGGATGAACGCAAGGTTTGCGGATCAATCGGTTGGCGATCAATCGAGACAGTTTCAATGACTACAGGCGGCGGCAAGGGGTTCACGGCTTCGGCTTCGGGGTCAATGATGGCAACGCCGCCCATCGTCGGAAACCAAAACTTGCCGTCTTGGGCTTTGATGGCCGCAGGCAGCCTGCCGCCGTTGCATTCGGCGTTGAGCATGCCGTCTTTTTCGTCGTAAGAAACGCTGTTGAGTTTGGGAATCCTGCCGTCGGCAAAATCGTTGAGTTCCTGCTTGCTGACGCGCTGGAGGCCGCGATTGCTCGACATCCAGAAGTTGCCGCGTTTGTCTTCGAGGATGGCAAAGACGCCGTTATTGAACAGCCCGTGTTCAACGCGATAGTTGA from Acidobacteriota bacterium encodes:
- a CDS encoding response regulator transcription factor, coding for MKPDTIKIFIADDHPIFRGGLRQLIETAPQMVVIGEAKDGAEAIERLLAAPADVALLDIDMPKADGFQVLTVLREKGLTLQFVFLTMHKDEQFLNAALDLGVKGFLVKDSAAEEVIDCLNAVINGQAFISPQLTSFLLRRLRQAQENPPQTCLLNQLTLTERKVLKLVAEYKTNKEIAAELFMGIRTVEQHRLNISEKLNLKGRHALLKFAAENAASLKEES